GGCAATATCCTGCTGGCTGTAATCGGACTGATAATACAATTTCGCTGCTTCAATGCTTAATCGTTGCTTCTCCAGGTCCATTCCCATGTGCGCTCATCTCACTCATCCCTTTTATCGTTGGAACATAAATGCTCGTCCTGTATATTATACATGGATTTAGTATCTGGTTACTACATCGCATCCAATTCAGTATTGTCTCCATTCCATCCATTCAATTCCTTTCTGACGTATAAAACGGGAGAAACGATGCATACTACTGCGGTCGCTTCATTATTGCCAAGATTGGTTCACCCATTAATCGCACAGAGAGGAAGAACTGCATGTCTACCTTATTGTACATTACTGCCCATCCTCATGATCATGAAACCTCCTTCAGCATGGCTACGGGCAAAGCATTTATTGATGCGTATCGTGAAAGTCACCCTTCTGATGAGGTTGTTCACCTCGATCTGTATCGCTCGGATATTCCGCATATCGATGCGGATGTCTTCAGTGGTTGGGGCAAACTGCAATCGGGCAGTGATCTGACTTCCGAAGAACAGGCGAAAGTAAGTCGTTTAAATGAACTGTCGGATCAATTTGCCTCAGCTGATAAATATGTTTTTGTAACACCGATGTGGAACTTCTCATTTCCTCCCATTCTGAAGGCTTATGTGGACTCTATCTGTGTGGCCGGCAAAACATTCCGGTATACAGAACAAGGTCCAGTTGGACTGTTGTCTGACAAAAAAGCGCTGCATATTCAAGCACGCGGCGGCATTTATTCCGAAGGCCCAGCGGCTCAGATGGAATCCGGTCATCGTTATTTAAGCATTATCATGTCATTCCTTGGTGTGCCGAAGCTTGATGGCATATTTGTAGAGGGGCATAATCAGTATAAAGATCGTGCAGATGAGATCAAGCAACAAGCCATTGAACAGGCGCGCACTTTCGCAAAACTGTTTTAAGAGAGGTAGTTTCATCCCATCTTCTCGGTACTGAAAACCGACCTTTTTGAACACTCACTTCCAGTGTAGTAAACAATCAAAACATAAACAAAACCCGCATGTTTCCTAGGGATATTCCCAGGAAACATGCGGGTTTTCAATGTATAATCAACCTAGAGCTTATTGATGTCCAGCGCTGGCACGGCTCATGGTTTCAAGTTTACGTGTAATCGCATGACGGTCTACTTTCAATCCCCAGATCATTTCAATAATCTGCTCTTTCTCCTCAGGACTGTCGGCATGCTTCAGTTGCATTAACAGATCATGCATTTGTTCATTAATGCCTTCAAATTGAATCCATAAATCCTGTCTTACCTCTTTTGAATCCAGATGATGATTTGCATCGACTTCTTCCTTCAATGCTTGCAGAATAGCATCTTTCCATTCGTCATCACCTAGCTGTTTCGCAATGTTCAGGAGATCCAGATAATCGTCAACAAGAAGTGAGTTCAATTCAGCATGTGTTTTCATCGTTTATTGCATCCCCTTTTCGTCTATTTACCAAGTATTATACTCGGTATTTCAGGATATGCAATAGCTGTCGGAAAAAGTTGCTTTATGTAGCCTGTCCCTTCAACCTGTGAACAAGCAAATTACACAAGACAAAACCGATCAAAACATACACACCAATCATGCCTACAATGCCCATCCATCCCAGATGGCTGTATAACAGTCCGCCTCCTGTTCCACTTACGCTTGAACCAAGGTAGTAGAAAAACAAATACAACGCATTAGCCTGGGATTTGTGCTGATTGGCCACGAGTCCAACCCAACTGCTTGCGATCGAATGGCCGCCAAAGAAACCAAAGGCAAACAGAGCGAGTCCGATAATTTTGACCCAAAGCGCTGGATGAACGGTACAGACTGCACCAACCAGAATGATGCCCAGTGCGATTCCAAGCACATGTGATCTGCCATAACGATCTGCAAGGCGGCCCATCCAGGTGCTGCTGACCGTGCCCATCAGATACACCACAAAAAGACTTCCAACAATGGACTGGCTTAGATGATAGGGTTCACCCGTCAATTCAAAACCAATATAGTTGAACAGGGTCACGAAGCCCCCCATCAGTAGAAAACCGAGTCCATACAGGCACAGCAGCCTTGGGTTGCGACATTGTGACCACAAAAGAGGTATTGGATTTTTGAATCCGGGTGAAGCTTTGACAAAATGACGCGATGGCGGGATGACAAGCCAAAAAATAACGGCTGCACACAGTCCAAGAATACCAATGAAACCCACAGCAGCGCGCCAACTGAACCAATCTGTTACCACACCGCTGATAAAACGACCTGCCATGCCACCAATCGAATTCCCG
The window above is part of the Paenibacillus sp. 1781tsa1 genome. Proteins encoded here:
- a CDS encoding MFS transporter, giving the protein MIQQGTKTFRNISLALFAGGFVTFALLYSLQPLMPEISEAFSITPAHASLTLSVTTIAMALTMLFIGSLSDSVGRRFIMTAALVISSVIALLSAFSPGYTELLLLRILQGVALAGLPSIAMTYLSEEIEPKSLGYAMGLYISGNSIGGMAGRFISGVVTDWFSWRAAVGFIGILGLCAAVIFWLVIPPSRHFVKASPGFKNPIPLLWSQCRNPRLLCLYGLGFLLMGGFVTLFNYIGFELTGEPYHLSQSIVGSLFVVYLMGTVSSTWMGRLADRYGRSHVLGIALGIILVGAVCTVHPALWVKIIGLALFAFGFFGGHSIASSWVGLVANQHKSQANALYLFFYYLGSSVSGTGGGLLYSHLGWMGIVGMIGVYVLIGFVLCNLLVHRLKGQAT
- a CDS encoding FMN-dependent NADH-azoreductase, whose protein sequence is MSTLLYITAHPHDHETSFSMATGKAFIDAYRESHPSDEVVHLDLYRSDIPHIDADVFSGWGKLQSGSDLTSEEQAKVSRLNELSDQFASADKYVFVTPMWNFSFPPILKAYVDSICVAGKTFRYTEQGPVGLLSDKKALHIQARGGIYSEGPAAQMESGHRYLSIIMSFLGVPKLDGIFVEGHNQYKDRADEIKQQAIEQARTFAKLF